One window of Flavobacterium dauae genomic DNA carries:
- the pyrE gene encoding orotate phosphoribosyltransferase, with the protein MIFNDNTAQKTAELLLQINAIKLNPKNPFTWASGWKSPIYCDNRITLSFPEIRKFLKNEFAANIVDKFGKPDYIAGVATGAIGIGLLVAEALELPFVYVRPEPKKHGRQNQIEGQFEAGKSVVVVEDLISTGKSSLQAVDALRAADANILGMAAIFTYGFDVAAENFKNANIELVTLSNYPTLLKSAVAKEYISQEDVETLSTWSKSPSTWGV; encoded by the coding sequence ATGATTTTTAATGACAATACAGCACAGAAAACGGCGGAATTGCTTTTACAAATAAACGCAATTAAATTAAATCCTAAAAATCCTTTTACATGGGCTTCGGGATGGAAATCGCCAATTTATTGCGACAATCGCATAACTCTTTCATTTCCAGAAATTAGAAAATTTTTAAAGAACGAATTTGCTGCAAATATTGTAGATAAATTTGGCAAGCCCGATTATATCGCAGGCGTTGCAACCGGTGCCATTGGTATTGGTTTGTTGGTTGCCGAAGCGTTAGAACTTCCTTTTGTTTACGTTCGTCCTGAACCTAAAAAACACGGTCGCCAAAACCAGATCGAAGGTCAGTTTGAAGCCGGTAAAAGCGTAGTTGTGGTAGAAGATTTAATTAGTACCGGAAAAAGTAGTTTGCAGGCAGTTGATGCTTTGCGTGCTGCCGATGCAAATATTTTAGGAATGGCTGCTATTTTTACGTATGGATTTGATGTGGCAGCAGAAAATTTTAAAAACGCCAATATTGAATTGGTTACTTTAAGTAATTATCCAACCTTATTAAAATCGGCGGTAGCAAAAGAATATATTTCTCAGGAAGATGTTGAAACACTATCAACCTGGAGCAAATCTCCATCAACTTGGGGCGTTTAA
- a CDS encoding exonuclease domain-containing protein, which yields MYAIIDIETTGGQFNKEGITEIAIYKFDGVEIVDQFISLVNPEIPIQPFVVKLTGINNAMLRQAPKFFEVAKRIIEITEGCIIVAHNAPFDYRVLKLEFNRLGYKFQKPTLCTVEMSKVLLPDAKAYSLGKLVRSLGIPIADRHRASGDAMATLKLFKLLLDKDIDKQIVKQQIKNEVHQGISPKLFDILENIPTSIGIFYIHNDKGSIIFIGKSNNIRKKLNQIFTADTKIAKRIQKEVYTVTFEETGNELIALLKEREELLHNKPVLNTAQRKSLFLWSVYQEKLENGYETLKIHKNDGRKNAIQSFKNQKSALQFINELYKENEIVEEVQNALSSAENINYPTVLHNELFVSLITSNQLKYNNIIIVLKGRNLNEKSAVVIENGIFKGFCFFDLNYQILNAQVLSKILIPLIYTKDVLNTVKHYLSTKKDYKIISF from the coding sequence GTGTACGCAATAATAGATATAGAAACCACCGGCGGGCAATTTAACAAAGAAGGTATTACCGAAATTGCTATTTATAAGTTTGACGGTGTTGAAATTGTAGATCAGTTTATAAGTCTGGTTAACCCAGAAATTCCCATTCAGCCGTTTGTTGTTAAACTTACAGGCATAAATAATGCTATGTTACGGCAGGCACCCAAGTTTTTTGAAGTTGCCAAACGCATCATTGAAATTACCGAAGGCTGCATTATTGTTGCCCACAACGCTCCATTTGATTATCGAGTTTTAAAATTGGAATTTAATCGTTTAGGCTACAAATTCCAAAAACCTACACTTTGTACCGTAGAAATGTCTAAAGTATTGTTGCCCGATGCGAAAGCGTATAGTTTAGGTAAATTGGTTCGATCATTGGGAATTCCGATTGCTGATCGACACAGAGCAAGCGGCGACGCCATGGCTACGCTTAAACTTTTTAAGTTGTTGTTAGATAAAGATATCGACAAACAAATTGTAAAACAGCAAATTAAAAACGAAGTCCATCAGGGAATTTCGCCTAAATTGTTCGATATTTTAGAGAATATTCCTACAAGCATAGGTATTTTCTACATTCATAACGATAAAGGAAGTATCATTTTTATAGGCAAAAGCAATAATATCCGTAAAAAATTAAATCAAATTTTTACTGCCGATACCAAAATTGCTAAACGCATTCAAAAAGAAGTTTACACCGTAACTTTTGAAGAAACGGGCAACGAATTAATCGCATTGTTAAAAGAACGCGAGGAGTTGTTGCACAACAAACCGGTTTTAAACACAGCACAACGCAAATCGCTTTTTTTATGGTCGGTTTATCAGGAAAAATTAGAAAACGGTTACGAAACATTGAAAATTCATAAAAATGATGGACGTAAAAACGCCATTCAATCGTTTAAAAATCAAAAAAGTGCCTTGCAATTTATCAACGAGTTATATAAAGAAAACGAAATTGTAGAAGAAGTTCAAAACGCGCTTTCATCTGCAGAAAACATCAATTATCCAACCGTTTTGCACAATGAACTTTTTGTTTCATTAATTACTTCTAACCAACTTAAATACAACAATATAATCATTGTTTTAAAAGGTAGAAATTTAAACGAAAAAAGTGCGGTTGTTATTGAAAACGGAATTTTTAAAGGATTTTGCTTTTTCGATTTAAATTATCAGATATTAAATGCTCAGGTTTTAAGTAAAATCTTAATTCCGCTTATTTATACAAAAGATGTGCTGAATACAGTAAAGCATTATCTTAGCACAAAAAAAGACTATAAAATTATATCGTTTTAG
- a CDS encoding SRPBCC family protein: MNLESPIVTVQKSSAYLFDALGDIKNFEKLMPENIAKFEVIDENCFEFALKGMPEIKLVKKSATPNTEVVLGAASSKLPFTLIAKLDEKSVEETTVQLFFEGDFNPMMAMMIKGPIGKFIETLAENMVKL; encoded by the coding sequence ATGAATTTAGAAAGTCCGATAGTAACTGTTCAAAAATCATCAGCTTATTTGTTTGATGCTTTAGGCGATATTAAAAATTTCGAAAAATTAATGCCCGAAAACATAGCAAAGTTTGAAGTAATTGATGAAAATTGCTTTGAATTTGCTTTAAAAGGAATGCCTGAAATTAAGCTGGTTAAAAAAAGTGCCACGCCAAATACCGAAGTTGTTTTAGGTGCGGCAAGCAGCAAACTTCCGTTTACTTTAATTGCTAAATTAGATGAAAAATCTGTAGAAGAAACCACAGTACAGTTGTTTTTTGAAGGTGATTTTAATCCAATGATGGCTATGATGATTAAAGGACCAATTGGTAAGTTCATTGAAACTTTAGCTGAGAATATGGTAAAGCTGTAA
- a CDS encoding ion transporter → MKHLKSKYEILRQKIYIVIYGSGTIAGKTFDLLLLAVILLSVVLIMMQSVVRYDKLHHDFFVISEWIITVFFTLEYILRIISNKKPLNYIFSFYGFVDLLSLLPMYLSFFFPGSEALGVIRSLRLLRLFAILDLIPVLNQSSHIKESLRASANKIVVFVYFILVMSVILGTIMFVIEGRHNGFTNIPNSIYWCIVTMTTVGYGDIAPITPIGKAIASFIMIMGYGIIAVPTGIVTAELSKNRRTKDVKNNCPRCKTFIYNEFANYCYNCGEKFIDGEVKIDE, encoded by the coding sequence ATGAAGCATCTAAAATCGAAATACGAAATACTTCGTCAGAAAATTTACATTGTAATTTACGGATCGGGGACCATTGCCGGGAAAACGTTCGATTTACTGTTGCTTGCCGTAATTTTACTGAGTGTTGTTTTAATTATGATGCAAAGTGTGGTGCGGTATGACAAATTGCATCACGATTTCTTTGTAATAAGTGAATGGATCATTACCGTGTTTTTTACGCTGGAATACATCTTACGAATCATAAGTAACAAAAAACCGCTGAATTATATTTTCAGTTTTTATGGCTTTGTAGATTTACTGTCGCTTTTACCCATGTATTTAAGCTTTTTCTTTCCAGGATCAGAAGCTTTGGGCGTAATTCGATCGTTACGTTTACTAAGATTGTTCGCTATATTAGATTTAATTCCGGTATTAAATCAATCATCGCACATAAAAGAATCGTTACGCGCAAGTGCAAACAAAATTGTTGTATTTGTCTATTTTATCTTGGTAATGTCGGTAATTTTAGGTACCATTATGTTTGTAATAGAAGGTCGCCACAACGGGTTTACCAACATTCCAAACAGTATTTATTGGTGTATTGTTACTATGACAACCGTTGGTTATGGCGATATTGCGCCAATTACACCTATCGGCAAAGCAATTGCATCGTTCATTATGATTATGGGTTACGGAATTATCGCCGTGCCTACTGGAATTGTTACTGCCGAATTATCTAAAAACCGAAGAACTAAAGACGTAAAAAATAATTGCCCACGCTGTAAAACTTTTATTTACAACGAATTTGCAAATTACTGCTACAATTGTGGCGAAAAATTTATTGATGGAGAAGTTAAAATCGACGAATAA
- the queA gene encoding tRNA preQ1(34) S-adenosylmethionine ribosyltransferase-isomerase QueA: protein MKLSNFNFNLPPELLAEFPAENRDEARLMVVNRKEGTIEHKLFKDLINYFDEGDVMVLNNTKVFPARLYGNKEKTGARIEVFLLRELNAEQRLWDVLVDPARKIRIGNKLYFGNDDSLVAEVIDNTTSRGRTLRFLYDGSYEEFRLKLRELGETPIPKYINREVTPEDEERYQTIYATEEGAVAAPTAGLHFSKHLLKRLEIKGVDFAKVTLHIGLGTFNPVEVEDLSKHKMDSEELIITQEACDVVNKAKANKKKICAVGTTSMRALESSVSSNQMLNPFEGWTNKFIFPPYDFSIADCMVTNFHMPKSTLLMMISAFTGHDLMMKAYDEAVKEGYKFYSYGDAMLIL from the coding sequence ATGAAGTTATCAAATTTTAATTTTAATTTACCACCTGAATTATTGGCAGAATTTCCTGCAGAAAATCGCGATGAAGCTCGCTTAATGGTTGTGAATCGAAAAGAAGGAACAATAGAACATAAACTTTTCAAAGATTTAATAAATTATTTCGATGAAGGTGATGTAATGGTATTGAACAACACCAAAGTTTTTCCTGCCCGTTTATATGGAAATAAAGAAAAAACGGGTGCTCGTATCGAAGTTTTCTTGTTACGCGAATTAAATGCAGAACAACGTTTGTGGGATGTACTGGTTGATCCTGCCCGTAAAATACGTATTGGTAATAAATTATATTTTGGTAATGACGATTCGTTAGTAGCCGAAGTAATTGATAATACAACATCACGCGGACGTACTTTGCGTTTTCTTTACGATGGTTCTTATGAAGAATTCCGTTTGAAATTGCGTGAACTTGGCGAAACCCCCATTCCTAAATACATCAACCGGGAAGTTACTCCTGAAGACGAAGAGCGTTACCAAACAATCTATGCTACAGAAGAAGGAGCCGTTGCTGCACCAACAGCAGGTTTGCATTTTTCTAAACATTTATTAAAACGATTAGAAATTAAAGGCGTTGATTTTGCAAAAGTTACGTTACATATTGGTCTGGGAACATTCAATCCGGTTGAAGTAGAAGATTTGTCCAAACATAAAATGGATTCAGAAGAACTAATCATTACACAAGAAGCTTGTGATGTGGTTAATAAAGCCAAAGCCAACAAAAAGAAAATTTGTGCCGTGGGAACCACTTCAATGCGTGCATTAGAAAGTTCTGTTTCATCAAATCAAATGTTGAACCCTTTTGAGGGTTGGACAAACAAATTTATTTTTCCACCGTATGATTTTAGTATAGCAGACTGTATGGTTACAAATTTTCATATGCCTAAATCAACGTTATTAATGATGATTTCAGCATTTACAGGGCACGATTTAATGATGAAAGCTTACGATGAAGCTGTAAAAGAGGGGTATAAATTTTACTCGTATGGCGATGCCATGTTAATATTATAG
- the lpdA gene encoding dihydrolipoyl dehydrogenase → MNSFDVVVIGSGPGGYVSAIRCAQLGMKTAIIEKYPTLGGTCLNVGCIPSKALLASSHHVDEIKHFADHGIELPGDVKIDLEKMIARKQAVVDQTCGGVKFLMDKNKISVFEGVGSFENATTINVTKNDGSVEQISAKNTIIATGSKPSSLPFISIDKERVITSTEALKLKEVPKHLIIIGGGVIGLELGQVYLRLGAQVSVVEYADRVLPTMDGAVSKELTKVLKKAGMKFYTSHKVQKVERNGNAVLVEALNAKNEVISLEGDYALVCVGRRPYTDGLNADKAGVKITDRGQVEVNDHLQTTASNIYAIGDVVRGAMLAHKAEEEGVLVAEQLAGQKPHIDYNLIPGVVYTWPEVAAVGKTEEQLKAENKEYKVGQFPFKALGRARASSDLDGFVKILADKTTDEILGFHIVGARAADLIAEAVVAMEYRASAEDISRMSHAHPTFAEAMKEAALAATENRALHV, encoded by the coding sequence ATGAATTCTTTTGACGTAGTTGTAATAGGTTCTGGTCCGGGCGGATATGTTTCGGCAATTCGTTGTGCACAATTGGGAATGAAAACTGCAATCATTGAAAAATATCCTACCTTAGGAGGAACTTGTTTAAATGTAGGATGTATTCCTTCAAAAGCCCTATTGGCTTCATCTCATCACGTAGATGAAATTAAACATTTTGCTGATCACGGTATTGAATTACCGGGAGATGTGAAAATCGATCTTGAAAAAATGATTGCCCGCAAACAAGCAGTTGTTGATCAAACTTGTGGCGGCGTTAAGTTTTTAATGGATAAAAACAAGATCTCTGTTTTTGAAGGGGTTGGATCTTTTGAAAATGCAACTACAATTAATGTTACTAAAAACGATGGTTCTGTAGAGCAAATTTCTGCTAAAAACACCATCATCGCAACAGGATCTAAACCATCGTCTTTACCTTTTATTTCTATCGATAAAGAACGTGTTATTACTTCTACCGAAGCATTAAAGTTAAAAGAAGTTCCTAAACACTTAATCATTATTGGTGGTGGTGTGATTGGTTTAGAACTAGGTCAGGTTTATTTGCGTTTAGGTGCACAGGTTTCTGTTGTTGAATATGCAGACCGCGTGTTACCTACTATGGACGGAGCTGTTTCTAAAGAATTGACAAAAGTGTTGAAGAAAGCAGGAATGAAATTCTATACTTCGCACAAAGTACAAAAAGTAGAAAGAAACGGCAATGCTGTTTTAGTTGAAGCTTTAAACGCTAAAAATGAAGTGATTTCTTTAGAAGGTGATTATGCGTTGGTTTGTGTTGGTCGTCGTCCGTACACTGACGGATTGAATGCTGATAAAGCCGGAGTTAAAATTACCGATAGAGGTCAGGTGGAAGTAAACGATCATTTACAAACAACAGCTTCAAATATTTATGCAATTGGCGATGTTGTTCGTGGAGCAATGTTGGCACACAAAGCAGAAGAAGAAGGAGTTTTGGTTGCAGAACAATTGGCAGGTCAAAAACCACATATCGATTATAATTTGATTCCTGGAGTTGTTTATACTTGGCCAGAAGTTGCCGCTGTTGGTAAAACAGAAGAGCAGTTAAAAGCTGAAAATAAAGAATACAAAGTAGGTCAGTTCCCGTTTAAAGCTTTAGGACGTGCACGTGCATCTTCTGATTTAGACGGATTTGTAAAAATTTTAGCAGATAAAACGACCGACGAAATTTTAGGTTTTCACATTGTTGGTGCTCGTGCTGCAGATTTAATTGCAGAAGCAGTTGTTGCAATGGAATACCGTGCTTCGGCAGAAGATATTTCTCGTATGAGCCACGCACACCCAACGTTTGCAGAAGCTATGAAAGAAGCTGCCTTGGCTGCTACAGAAAACAGAGCGTTACACGTTTAA
- a CDS encoding NUDIX hydrolase encodes MYKVFINDKPLFLTSTLEKETNFQYFLLDTVDMQKLIAQYFAGRVTNAYLYHPDEDYLIKNFKEKITVNKAGGGLVENKKGQILFIFRNGKWDLPKGGIEKNETIEKTSIREVEEETGCKGLKIENFLQKTFHIFKRNGEYRLKITHWFSMITDYQGELHGQIEEGIEKVIWVDKKDIPELLKNSYQNIKLLFNVEES; translated from the coding sequence ATGTATAAAGTTTTTATTAATGATAAACCACTTTTTTTAACTAGTACGTTAGAAAAAGAAACTAATTTTCAATATTTTTTATTAGATACCGTTGACATGCAAAAATTAATAGCACAATATTTTGCAGGGCGGGTTACAAATGCTTACTTGTATCACCCCGATGAGGATTATTTGATAAAGAATTTTAAAGAAAAAATTACCGTAAATAAAGCAGGTGGCGGTTTGGTTGAAAACAAAAAAGGTCAGATTCTTTTTATTTTTAGAAACGGAAAATGGGACTTGCCAAAGGGCGGAATTGAAAAAAACGAAACCATTGAAAAAACCTCCATTCGCGAAGTTGAAGAAGAAACAGGTTGTAAAGGCTTAAAGATTGAAAATTTTTTACAAAAAACTTTTCATATTTTTAAACGTAACGGAGAATATCGTCTAAAAATAACCCATTGGTTTTCTATGATAACTGATTATCAGGGCGAATTGCACGGACAAATTGAGGAAGGCATTGAAAAAGTAATCTGGGTTGATAAAAAGGATATTCCGGAGCTGCTTAAAAATTCGTACCAAAATATTAAGTTGTTGTTTAATGTAGAAGAAAGTTGA